Proteins from one Bacteroides mediterraneensis genomic window:
- a CDS encoding glycosyltransferase family 2 protein, protein MDISVVVPLYNEEESLPELYAWIERVMYAHHFTYEVIFVNDGSTDHSWQVIEELSRKSKEVKGIKFRRNYGKSPALFCGFEKAEGDVVITMDADLQDSPDEIPELYRMITEEGYDLVSGWKQKRYDPLSKTIPTKLFNATARAVSGIHNLHDFNCGLKAYRRDVVKNIEVYGEMHRYIPYLAKNAGFTRIGEKVVHHQARKYGKTKFGLNRFVNGYLDLLSLWFLSTFGVKPMHIFGFLGSIMFMLGFIAVIVVGANKLYDMYCGNPYRLVTESPYFYLALTTMILGTQLFLAGFIGELIARNSPERNKYQIEKEL, encoded by the coding sequence ATGGATATATCTGTAGTCGTACCTCTCTATAACGAAGAGGAATCCTTACCCGAATTGTATGCCTGGATTGAACGTGTCATGTACGCCCACCACTTTACCTACGAAGTCATTTTCGTGAACGACGGCAGCACGGACCACTCCTGGCAAGTCATCGAAGAACTCAGCCGGAAGTCAAAGGAAGTAAAAGGCATCAAGTTCCGCCGCAATTACGGAAAATCACCGGCCCTGTTCTGCGGATTCGAGAAAGCTGAAGGGGATGTAGTGATTACCATGGATGCAGACTTACAGGACAGTCCGGACGAGATTCCGGAGCTTTACCGCATGATTACAGAAGAAGGATACGACTTGGTTTCAGGCTGGAAACAGAAACGCTACGACCCGTTGTCGAAGACTATTCCGACCAAGCTGTTCAATGCAACGGCACGTGCCGTTTCGGGCATACACAACCTGCACGACTTCAACTGCGGACTGAAGGCCTACCGCCGGGATGTGGTGAAAAACATCGAGGTGTACGGCGAAATGCACCGGTATATCCCTTATCTGGCCAAAAATGCAGGTTTTACCCGTATCGGAGAAAAAGTGGTACACCATCAGGCCCGCAAATACGGAAAAACCAAATTTGGCTTGAATCGCTTTGTGAACGGCTATCTGGACCTGCTGTCGCTCTGGTTCCTTTCCACTTTTGGGGTAAAACCCATGCACATATTCGGCTTTTTGGGCTCCATCATGTTCATGCTGGGATTCATCGCGGTCATCGTAGTAGGAGCCAACAAACTGTATGACATGTATTGCGGAAATCCTTATCGGCTGGTAACAGAAAGTCCTTATTTCTATCTGGCACTGACTACCATGATTCTGGGCACCCAGCTTTTTCTGGCCGGATTCATCGGTGAACTGATAGCACGCAATTCACCGGAAAGAAACAAATATCAAATTGAGAAAGAGCTTTAA
- the ribH gene encoding 6,7-dimethyl-8-ribityllumazine synthase: MATAYHNLSDYDFNSVPDASQMRFGIVVSEWNHNITGALLEGAVRTLKKHGAKDENILVYPVPGSFELTFGSAQLIKSGKVDAVIALGCVVRGDTPHFDYVCAGATQGITELNATTDTPVIYGLITTNNMQQAEDRAGGKLGNKGDECAVTAIKMIDFVCKLKK, translated from the coding sequence ATGGCAACAGCTTATCACAATCTTTCTGATTACGATTTCAACTCCGTACCCGATGCCTCACAGATGCGTTTCGGCATCGTCGTATCCGAATGGAATCACAATATCACCGGTGCCCTTCTCGAAGGGGCTGTCCGCACCCTGAAAAAACACGGGGCCAAAGATGAAAACATATTGGTTTATCCGGTTCCGGGAAGTTTTGAATTGACTTTCGGTTCCGCACAGCTCATCAAAAGCGGAAAAGTGGACGCCGTCATCGCATTAGGCTGCGTAGTGCGTGGTGATACCCCCCATTTTGACTATGTTTGTGCAGGGGCCACACAAGGTATCACCGAACTGAATGCAACCACCGACACGCCAGTGATTTACGGCCTGATTACCACCAACAACATGCAACAAGCCGAAGATCGCGCTGGCGGCAAATTAGGGAATAAAGGTGACGAATGTGCAGTCACAGCGATAAAAATGATTGATTTTGTTTGCAAGTTAAAAAAATAA
- a CDS encoding BamA/TamA family outer membrane protein → MKKYLLICLYFLFALTGNAQDSAQDSLSLQRQTAKELKKKKKAERNFHYNILGGPSYTPDFGVLIGGSALMTFRMDSKDTTMRRSVIPASLAFMFNGGLNLVVKPQLFFKNDRFRIFGQFMFKNTQENFYGVGYETNKNYVRSDTTSQYRYSGIQINPWFLFRLGESDFFAGPQIDITYDHIMDPAKYLVEQPDYKRAGGTADGYKNFSSGIGFLLTYDTRDVPANPYKGLYFDLRGLMYEKFLGSNSSFYRVELDYRQYKLVGKRKVLAWTVQSKHSFGHNLPLNKYVLSGTPFDLRGYYMGQYRDKSSHVALAEYRQMFNTDQSNWIKKIINRLGFVAWGGCGFMGPTPGKIEGVLPNAGLGLRIEVQPRMNVRLDLGRDFTNQQNLFYFNMTEAF, encoded by the coding sequence ATGAAAAAATACCTACTCATCTGCCTCTATTTCCTGTTTGCCCTGACAGGCAACGCACAGGATTCTGCACAGGACAGTTTGTCACTCCAACGGCAAACCGCTAAAGAACTCAAGAAAAAGAAGAAAGCCGAACGCAACTTCCACTACAATATATTGGGAGGACCCAGCTATACACCAGACTTCGGAGTGCTGATAGGAGGAAGCGCCCTGATGACCTTCCGGATGGATTCGAAAGACACCACCATGCGCCGCTCGGTCATTCCGGCTTCTTTGGCTTTCATGTTCAACGGAGGACTCAACCTGGTGGTGAAGCCGCAGCTTTTCTTCAAGAACGACCGTTTCCGCATCTTTGGACAGTTCATGTTCAAAAACACCCAGGAAAATTTCTATGGAGTGGGATATGAAACAAACAAGAACTATGTGCGGAGCGATACCACCAGCCAATACCGTTACAGCGGTATCCAGATAAACCCGTGGTTTCTTTTCCGACTGGGAGAAAGTGATTTCTTCGCCGGTCCGCAGATTGACATCACCTACGACCATATCATGGACCCTGCCAAATACCTGGTGGAACAACCCGACTACAAACGGGCAGGAGGTACTGCCGACGGATACAAGAACTTCAGTTCGGGTATCGGTTTCCTGCTGACTTACGACACACGCGACGTACCGGCCAACCCTTACAAAGGACTGTATTTCGACCTGAGAGGACTGATGTACGAAAAATTCCTGGGAAGCAATTCCAGCTTCTACCGTGTGGAGCTGGACTACCGGCAATACAAACTTGTGGGAAAACGAAAAGTGCTGGCCTGGACGGTGCAAAGCAAACATTCCTTCGGGCACAACCTGCCCCTGAACAAGTACGTACTGAGCGGTACACCCTTCGACCTGCGAGGTTATTACATGGGACAATACCGTGACAAATCCTCACATGTGGCGCTGGCCGAATACCGACAGATGTTCAATACCGACCAAAGCAACTGGATCAAGAAAATCATCAACCGGCTGGGCTTCGTGGCGTGGGGTGGATGCGGCTTCATGGGACCTACTCCCGGAAAGATTGAAGGAGTGCTTCCCAATGCCGGACTCGGACTCCGTATCGAGGTGCAACCCCGCATGAACGTGCGCCTGGATTTGGGACGTGACTTCACCAACCAGCAGAATCTGTTTTATTTCAACATGACCGAGGCTTTCTAA
- a CDS encoding DUF6452 family protein, with translation MKKLPIVFSLFLLAVISFFPACEVENCPPNALAYAQFNFVDQYGRSVEYTDTLTVIGQLQTADTLIYDTLINKSTNTSTLSLPLSYGEQTRFIFQYNNRQRDIITVNHRNIPYFINLDCGTMMFYEITSAEATTRMLDSLVITNPNIDNYEKENFKIYFTVTTTNE, from the coding sequence ATGAAGAAACTACCGATTGTATTCAGCCTGTTCCTGTTGGCGGTTATTTCCTTCTTCCCGGCCTGCGAAGTGGAAAACTGTCCGCCCAACGCCTTGGCGTATGCACAGTTTAATTTCGTGGACCAATACGGAAGATCGGTGGAATATACAGACACGCTGACTGTTATTGGACAATTACAAACAGCTGACACCCTCATATATGATACGCTGATCAATAAATCAACCAATACCAGCACGTTGAGCCTGCCTCTCAGTTATGGGGAGCAGACCCGTTTCATTTTTCAGTACAACAACCGGCAACGGGACATCATTACGGTCAACCACCGCAACATCCCCTATTTCATCAACCTGGACTGTGGTACCATGATGTTCTACGAGATTACCAGTGCGGAAGCTACCACCCGTATGCTAGATTCACTCGTCATCACCAATCCGAACATAGACAATTATGAAAAAGAGAATTTCAAGATATATTTCACGGTTACTACTACTAATGAGTAG
- a CDS encoding DUF6048 family protein, whose translation MKKRISRYISRLLLLMSSFLFCGSLWAQRPGAHKAQPIQIKEEAKKVEQKEDIPLYQGMSIGVEIAGIGSYLLGSDILNSEVSVQANLKNRFLPVVEVGYGKADALNDANNLHYKTSAPYFRVGMDYNVFYKKTHLPGYLYVGLRYGMTSFSYDVNGPDMTDPNYGSEISYPFSYSGLKSNASWLEGVLGLKVKIYKGFCMGWSVRYKMRMSIKNHENSVPWYVPGFGKNASSSFNLMYNLIYNLPF comes from the coding sequence ATGAAAAAGAGAATTTCAAGATATATTTCACGGTTACTACTACTAATGAGTAGCTTCCTTTTCTGCGGGTCTTTATGGGCACAACGGCCAGGAGCCCACAAGGCACAACCGATACAGATAAAAGAAGAAGCGAAAAAAGTAGAGCAGAAAGAAGATATTCCTCTTTATCAGGGAATGAGCATCGGTGTGGAAATAGCTGGAATCGGAAGTTACCTGCTGGGAAGCGATATTCTGAACAGTGAAGTTTCAGTACAAGCCAACTTGAAAAACCGTTTCCTTCCCGTAGTGGAAGTGGGATACGGAAAAGCGGATGCACTCAACGATGCCAACAACCTGCACTACAAGACTTCTGCTCCTTATTTCCGGGTGGGAATGGATTACAACGTGTTTTACAAGAAAACGCATCTGCCGGGCTATTTGTACGTGGGACTCCGTTACGGCATGACCTCGTTCAGCTACGATGTGAATGGTCCTGACATGACCGACCCGAATTACGGAAGTGAAATTTCCTATCCGTTTTCATATTCAGGATTGAAAAGCAATGCCAGCTGGCTGGAAGGAGTGCTCGGGCTCAAAGTAAAAATCTACAAAGGCTTCTGCATGGGCTGGAGTGTGAGATACAAAATGAGAATGAGCATAAAAAACCATGAAAACTCCGTTCCATGGTATGTGCCCGGATTCGGGAAAAATGCCAGCAGCAGTTTCAACCTGATGTATAATCTCATTTATAATTTACCCTTCTGA
- a CDS encoding manganese efflux pump MntP family protein — MNLIETILLSVSLAIDCFTVSVTSGIILHRIRWGTFLRMAFFFGLFQAMMPFLGWLGASRFQHLIEAYDHWIAFALLAFLGIRMIRAQFKEEETASFNPTSLKVTLALAVATSIDALAIGISFAFAGLTKIEDLGMPLTSIGLASFILSLAGSLIGVFFGKRFHLRVEIFGGLVLIGIGVKILVEHLFLQ; from the coding sequence ATGAATTTAATTGAAACTATTCTATTGTCTGTCAGTCTGGCCATCGACTGTTTTACCGTATCGGTTACCAGTGGAATCATTCTGCACCGTATCCGCTGGGGCACATTTTTAAGAATGGCTTTTTTCTTCGGACTTTTCCAGGCAATGATGCCTTTTCTGGGGTGGCTGGGCGCCAGCCGTTTCCAGCATCTGATTGAGGCATACGACCATTGGATTGCTTTTGCCCTGCTGGCCTTTTTAGGTATCCGGATGATACGGGCTCAGTTCAAGGAGGAAGAAACTGCCTCATTCAACCCTACCAGCCTGAAAGTGACACTGGCATTGGCAGTAGCTACCAGCATCGACGCACTGGCCATCGGTATCTCGTTTGCCTTCGCCGGACTCACAAAAATAGAAGACTTGGGAATGCCCCTGACCAGCATCGGCCTGGCTTCTTTCATCCTCTCGCTGGCCGGAAGCCTCATCGGAGTCTTCTTCGGCAAACGTTTCCACTTACGCGTGGAAATTTTCGGTGGCCTGGTGCTGATTGGCATCGGCGTTAAAATATTAGTGGAACATTTATTCTTACAATAA
- the gcvT gene encoding glycine cleavage system aminomethyltransferase GcvT, whose protein sequence is MKTTPFTEKHIALGAKMHEFAGYNMPIEYSGIIDEHLTVCHAVGVFDVSHMGEFWVKGPHALDFIQEVTSNNAAVLTPGKVQYTCFPNETGGIVDDLLVYAYEPEKYMLVVNAANIEKDWNWCVAHNRVGAELENASDRMGQLAVQGPKACDTLQKLTPVDLKSIPYYTFKVGEFAGVPNVIISNTGYTGAGGFELYFYPEVALKIWDAIFEAGKEFGIKPVGLGARDTLRLEMGFCLYGNDITDETSPLEAGLGWITKFVEGKNFTNRAALEKQKAEGVSRKLVGFEMIDRGIPRHGYALLNEAGETIGQVTSGTMSPTRKIGIGMGYVKIDYAKPGTEIYLDNRGRKLKAQVVKPPFRKIS, encoded by the coding sequence ATGAAAACAACTCCATTTACCGAGAAACACATTGCACTCGGTGCCAAGATGCATGAATTTGCGGGTTATAACATGCCGATTGAATATTCCGGAATCATTGATGAACATTTGACGGTCTGCCATGCGGTGGGCGTCTTCGACGTGTCGCACATGGGAGAATTCTGGGTGAAAGGTCCTCATGCGCTGGATTTCATTCAGGAGGTGACTTCCAACAACGCGGCGGTACTTACGCCGGGTAAGGTGCAGTACACGTGCTTCCCGAACGAGACAGGAGGGATTGTGGACGATTTGCTGGTGTATGCATACGAGCCCGAAAAATACATGCTGGTGGTCAATGCGGCCAATATCGAGAAAGACTGGAACTGGTGTGTGGCTCATAACAGGGTAGGGGCAGAGCTGGAAAACGCATCCGACCGCATGGGGCAGCTGGCTGTGCAAGGTCCGAAGGCCTGCGATACGCTTCAGAAACTGACTCCGGTGGATTTGAAATCGATTCCTTATTACACATTCAAGGTGGGAGAATTTGCCGGTGTTCCGAATGTCATTATTTCCAATACGGGATATACGGGAGCCGGAGGCTTTGAGTTGTATTTCTATCCGGAGGTGGCACTGAAAATCTGGGATGCCATTTTTGAGGCCGGGAAGGAGTTCGGCATCAAGCCTGTCGGACTGGGTGCCCGCGATACGTTGCGTCTGGAGATGGGCTTCTGTCTGTATGGCAATGACATTACCGACGAGACTTCTCCGCTGGAAGCCGGGTTGGGATGGATTACCAAGTTCGTGGAAGGAAAGAACTTTACCAATCGTGCGGCGCTGGAAAAGCAGAAAGCCGAAGGGGTAAGCCGGAAGCTGGTGGGCTTTGAAATGATTGACCGTGGAATCCCGCGTCACGGATATGCCTTGCTGAACGAGGCGGGAGAAACCATCGGGCAGGTAACTTCGGGTACCATGTCGCCTACGCGGAAAATCGGCATCGGTATGGGGTATGTCAAAATAGACTATGCGAAGCCGGGTACGGAAATCTATTTGGACAACCGTGGTAGGAAGTTGAAAGCACAGGTGGTGAAACCGCCTTTCCGGAAGATTTCCTGA
- the pepT gene encoding peptidase T, giving the protein MTVIERFLKYVTFDTQSDESTGVTPSTPKQMVFARYLREELEKLGLKDISLDENGYLFATLPSNVDHEVPVIGFISHMDTSPDMSGENVKPRIVEKYDGKDIPLCAEEHIILSPKNFPELLDHVGEDLIVTDGHTLLGADDKAGIAEIVGAVAYLKAHPEIKHGDIRIGFNPDEEIGLGAHKFDVEKFGAKWAYTMDGGEVGELEFENFNAAAAKVVVKGRNVHPGYAKNKMINSLLVATEYASLLPANETPGTTEGYEGFFHLVGMEGEVEKTVLSYIVRDHDRQKFEARKQALLDYAAQLNQKYGEGTVSVELKDQYYNMRQQVEPLMHIIDIAFAAMQEAGVTPKVKAIRGGTDGAQLSFKGLPCPNIFAGGLNFHGRYEFVPVQSIEKAMMVVVKIAELTAKRYR; this is encoded by the coding sequence ATGACAGTAATTGAACGCTTTTTAAAGTATGTGACTTTTGATACACAGTCGGATGAATCGACCGGAGTGACGCCTAGTACGCCGAAACAGATGGTGTTTGCCCGTTATCTGAGAGAGGAACTGGAGAAGCTGGGACTGAAAGACATTTCGCTCGATGAAAATGGCTATTTGTTTGCTACATTGCCTTCGAACGTAGATCATGAGGTGCCGGTTATCGGTTTTATTTCCCACATGGATACCAGTCCTGACATGAGCGGGGAGAATGTGAAACCACGCATTGTGGAGAAATACGATGGGAAAGATATTCCGTTATGTGCGGAAGAACACATCATCCTGTCGCCGAAAAATTTCCCGGAACTGCTGGATCATGTGGGCGAAGATTTGATTGTGACCGACGGACATACCTTGCTGGGAGCCGACGACAAGGCCGGGATAGCGGAAATCGTAGGAGCCGTGGCTTATTTGAAAGCACATCCGGAAATCAAGCACGGAGATATCCGCATCGGCTTCAATCCGGATGAGGAAATCGGTCTGGGAGCCCATAAGTTTGATGTGGAGAAGTTCGGTGCGAAGTGGGCCTATACGATGGACGGCGGCGAAGTGGGCGAACTGGAGTTCGAGAATTTCAATGCGGCGGCTGCCAAGGTGGTGGTGAAGGGACGCAACGTGCATCCGGGATACGCCAAGAACAAGATGATCAATTCATTGCTGGTGGCCACTGAATATGCTTCTCTGCTTCCCGCCAATGAGACTCCGGGCACGACGGAGGGATACGAAGGATTCTTCCATCTGGTGGGAATGGAAGGGGAAGTGGAAAAGACCGTGTTGTCTTACATTGTACGCGATCATGACCGTCAGAAGTTTGAGGCGCGCAAGCAGGCCTTGTTGGACTATGCCGCCCAGTTGAACCAGAAGTACGGAGAAGGTACGGTGTCTGTGGAGCTGAAAGACCAGTATTATAACATGCGCCAGCAGGTGGAACCGTTGATGCACATCATCGACATTGCTTTTGCAGCCATGCAGGAAGCAGGGGTCACTCCGAAGGTAAAAGCCATTCGTGGGGGAACAGACGGGGCACAGCTTTCGTTCAAAGGCCTTCCTTGCCCGAATATTTTTGCCGGAGGGCTGAATTTCCACGGACGTTATGAGTTCGTGCCTGTCCAGTCTATCGAGAAGGCCATGATGGTGGTTGTGAAGATTGCCGAGCTGACCGCCAAAAGATATCGATAA
- a CDS encoding amidophosphoribosyltransferase, translated as MGGFFGTVSKAECVTDLFYGTDYNSHLGTKRAGMATYAEGEGFIRSIHNLESSYFRTKFEDELPKFKGKSGIGVISDTDPQPIMINSHLGRFAIVTVAKINNMDELVQELLDSNMHFSEMSMGKTNPTELVALLIVQGKDFVEGIENVFQKIKGSCSMLILTEDGIIVARDKWGRTPIVIGKKEGAYAATSESSSLPNLDFEIDRYVGPGEILRMRAEGLEQLRKPNEKMQICSFLWVYYGFPVSCYEGKNVEEVRFMSGYKMGQHDDSEVDCVCGIPDSGVGMALGYAEGKGVPYHRAIAKYTPTWPRSFTPSNQSMRSLVAKMKLIPNRAMLQGKRLLFCDDSIVRGTQLRDNVNILYDYGAKEVHMRIACPPLIYGCPFIGFTSSKSDMELITRRIIKEIEGDENAKLDKYATTDSPEYKELVERIRSRFGLTSLKFNTLETLIEAIGLPKCKVCTHCFDGSSCF; from the coding sequence ATGGGTGGCTTTTTCGGAACAGTCTCTAAGGCTGAATGCGTGACCGATTTATTTTACGGTACGGATTACAATTCACATTTGGGAACGAAACGCGCCGGTATGGCAACGTACGCGGAGGGCGAAGGTTTCATACGTTCAATCCATAATCTGGAAAGTTCTTATTTTCGTACGAAGTTCGAGGACGAACTTCCTAAGTTCAAGGGGAAATCGGGGATTGGTGTCATCAGTGATACAGACCCTCAGCCTATCATGATCAATTCACATCTGGGACGTTTTGCGATTGTGACGGTGGCTAAAATCAACAACATGGACGAACTGGTGCAGGAACTGCTGGACAGCAATATGCATTTCTCCGAAATGAGTATGGGAAAGACCAATCCAACGGAACTGGTGGCATTGCTCATCGTGCAGGGAAAAGATTTTGTGGAAGGCATTGAGAATGTGTTCCAAAAAATCAAGGGATCTTGTTCCATGTTGATTCTGACGGAAGACGGCATCATTGTGGCCCGTGACAAATGGGGACGTACGCCGATTGTCATCGGGAAGAAGGAAGGAGCATACGCGGCAACCAGTGAGTCGAGCAGTCTGCCGAACCTGGATTTTGAAATCGACCGTTATGTAGGTCCGGGCGAAATTTTACGTATGCGGGCCGAAGGACTTGAACAGCTGCGCAAACCGAACGAAAAAATGCAGATTTGTTCGTTCCTGTGGGTGTATTACGGGTTTCCCGTATCTTGCTATGAAGGGAAAAATGTAGAAGAGGTGCGTTTCATGAGTGGTTACAAGATGGGACAGCACGATGATTCCGAAGTGGATTGCGTGTGTGGTATCCCTGATTCGGGCGTCGGAATGGCGCTGGGTTATGCCGAAGGAAAAGGGGTTCCCTATCACCGGGCTATTGCCAAATATACTCCTACCTGGCCCAGAAGCTTTACGCCGAGCAACCAAAGCATGCGTTCGCTGGTGGCCAAGATGAAATTGATTCCGAACCGTGCCATGTTGCAGGGAAAACGTCTGTTGTTCTGTGATGACTCCATTGTACGCGGTACGCAGCTCCGTGACAACGTGAACATTCTTTATGATTACGGGGCAAAGGAAGTACACATGCGTATTGCATGTCCGCCACTGATTTACGGATGTCCTTTCATCGGCTTCACTTCCTCCAAGAGTGACATGGAATTGATTACCCGCCGCATCATCAAGGAGATTGAAGGTGACGAAAACGCCAAATTGGACAAATATGCGACAACGGATTCTCCGGAATATAAGGAACTTGTGGAGCGTATTCGCTCCCGTTTTGGATTGACTTCACTGAAATTCAATACATTGGAGACGCTGATTGAGGCTATCGGACTGCCGAAGTGCAAGGTTTGTACACACTGTTTCGACGGTTCCAGCTGTTTCTGA
- a CDS encoding arylsulfatase codes for MKEKFLYAGSFLPLLVPAYLLAADSDGLSRPNVIIICADDLGYGDLECYHAKNIHTPAVNSLAQHGIRFTNAYAVASTSTPSRYSLLTGEYAWRKPGTDVAAGNAGMIIDPGQYTLADVFKNAGYATSVIGKWHLGLGRETGKQDWNAPLPSHPGDLGFDYSYIMAATADRVPCVFIENGKVANYDPEHPIEVSYRMNFPGEPLGKEHPELMYNLQPTHEHNQAIVNGIGRIGYMKGGGKALWKDENIADSITAHAIGFIREHSKEPFFMYFATNDVHVPRFPHERFRGKNVMGLRGDAIAQFDWSVGQLLACLEELKLRENTLIILTSDNGPVCDDGYDDKAAELLNGHSPTGGLRGNKYSAFEGGTRIPFIVSWPAGMQKAGTSAALVSQIDLMRSMGELLGAVLPKGSAPDSENQLNVLLGKDADGREWVVEQSYNHTLSVRTKDWKYIEPNDGPVGIPWVPEIESGNSTSPQLYKISDDSCEQQNVAIEHPEVVFKMQDVLRKLRKGGR; via the coding sequence ATGAAAGAAAAATTCTTGTATGCGGGCTCTTTTCTGCCCTTGCTGGTTCCGGCCTATCTGCTGGCGGCAGACAGCGATGGGCTTTCTCGTCCCAATGTGATTATTATCTGTGCGGATGACCTCGGTTATGGAGACTTGGAGTGTTATCATGCCAAGAACATACATACGCCGGCAGTAAATAGCCTGGCTCAGCATGGTATTCGGTTTACGAATGCTTATGCGGTGGCATCCACAAGTACGCCGTCGCGGTATTCTCTGCTGACCGGAGAATATGCCTGGCGGAAGCCGGGAACCGATGTGGCGGCAGGTAATGCCGGAATGATTATTGACCCCGGACAGTATACCTTGGCAGACGTGTTTAAAAATGCGGGATATGCGACCTCTGTAATCGGTAAGTGGCATTTGGGGCTGGGACGTGAAACCGGAAAGCAGGATTGGAATGCCCCTCTCCCTTCTCATCCAGGAGACTTGGGATTTGATTATTCGTATATCATGGCGGCTACAGCCGACCGTGTGCCTTGTGTCTTTATTGAGAATGGCAAAGTGGCGAATTATGATCCAGAGCATCCGATTGAGGTGAGTTATAGAATGAATTTTCCGGGTGAACCTTTAGGTAAAGAACATCCGGAGCTGATGTATAATTTGCAGCCTACCCATGAACACAATCAGGCTATCGTCAATGGAATAGGTCGTATCGGGTATATGAAAGGTGGAGGAAAAGCCTTGTGGAAGGACGAGAACATAGCCGATTCCATTACGGCGCATGCTATCGGTTTTATCCGTGAACATAGTAAAGAGCCTTTTTTCATGTATTTTGCCACGAACGACGTACATGTACCTCGTTTCCCGCATGAACGGTTCAGAGGAAAGAATGTGATGGGCTTGAGAGGAGATGCGATTGCACAGTTCGACTGGAGCGTGGGCCAGCTGCTTGCCTGTCTGGAGGAATTGAAGTTACGGGAAAATACCCTGATTATCCTGACGAGCGACAACGGTCCGGTTTGTGACGACGGCTATGACGACAAGGCTGCCGAGCTTTTAAACGGACATTCACCTACAGGGGGCTTGAGAGGCAATAAGTACAGTGCGTTTGAGGGGGGAACCAGAATACCTTTCATCGTATCATGGCCTGCCGGAATGCAGAAAGCAGGAACTTCTGCCGCGCTGGTTTCACAGATTGACCTGATGAGATCCATGGGAGAACTGCTGGGTGCAGTACTTCCGAAAGGGAGTGCGCCAGACAGCGAGAATCAGTTGAATGTGTTGTTGGGAAAAGATGCAGACGGTAGAGAGTGGGTCGTGGAGCAGTCGTATAACCATACTTTGTCTGTGCGGACGAAGGACTGGAAATACATCGAACCGAATGACGGACCTGTGGGAATACCTTGGGTGCCGGAAATAGAGTCGGGTAACAGTACATCTCCGCAGCTTTATAAGATATCGGATGATTCTTGTGAACAGCAGAATGTAGCCATTGAACATCCGGAGGTGGTGTTCAAGATGCAGGATGTCTTGCGAAAGCTCAGAAAGGGAGGTCGATAA
- a CDS encoding DUF4199 domain-containing protein: protein MTAERPITLQEYAMRFGTYMGLFWIFKFIFLPIGFSIPLLQLLFILMTLFVPVLGYIYARRYRNQYREGSLSFTQAFSFCFLMYLFASILAALAHYVYFRFIDQGYLLNTYLSQLDNIKDSVSGDMKVSVEQLISSFEVISSLTPLQLTFQLLSQNFFYGILLSIPTALLAMKKKN from the coding sequence ATGACAGCAGAAAGACCAATCACCCTACAGGAATATGCCATGCGGTTCGGAACTTACATGGGACTGTTCTGGATTTTCAAATTCATTTTTCTTCCCATCGGATTTTCCATACCGCTGCTTCAGCTACTGTTTATCCTGATGACGCTTTTTGTGCCTGTGCTGGGCTACATTTATGCCCGCCGCTACCGCAACCAGTACCGTGAAGGCAGCCTTTCCTTTACCCAAGCTTTCAGTTTCTGCTTTCTGATGTATCTCTTTGCCTCCATTCTGGCTGCACTGGCCCATTATGTGTACTTCCGTTTTATCGACCAAGGTTATTTATTAAATACATATCTCAGCCAACTGGACAATATAAAGGATTCCGTCAGTGGCGACATGAAGGTTTCTGTAGAACAACTCATCAGCAGCTTTGAAGTCATTTCATCGCTCACTCCTTTGCAACTGACTTTCCAGCTGCTCTCACAGAATTTCTTCTATGGAATCCTGTTGTCTATTCCGACAGCCCTGCTGGCCATGAAAAAAAAGAACTAA